Part of the Streptomyces sp. NBC_01460 genome, CGTACTGATCATCGCCTGCCCCTGCGCCCTCGGTCTCGCCACTCCCACCGCCCTCATGGCGGGCACGGGGCGCGGCGCCCAGCTCGGCATCCTCATCAAGGGACCCGAAGTCCTGGAGACGGCCCGCCGGATCGACACGGTCGTCCTGGACAAGACCGGCACGGTCACCACGGGCCGCATGACACTCGGGCGCGTCCACACCGCGCCCGGCACGACCGAGGCCGACGTCCTCCGCCTCGCGGGCGCCCTCGAACACGCCTCCGCGCACCCCGTCGCCCGCGCGGTCGCCGCCGGTGCCGCCGCCCGCACGGACGCGGCACTGCCCGCGCCGGTGGACTTCACCGACGTCCCCGGCCTCGGGGTGCGCGGCACCGTCGAGGGACACCACGTGGTCGCCGGCAGGCAGCGGCTCCTCACCGACGCGGGGATCACCCTCCCGCCCTCCCTGGCCGACGCGCTGGCCGAGGCCGCCGCCTCGGGCCGGACCACGGTCGCCGTGGCCTGGGACGGCGCGGCAAGGGGCGTGCTGGAGGTCGCCGACACGGTGAAGGGGAGCAGCGCGGAGGCCGTCGCCGAGCTCCGCGCGCTGGGCCTCCACCCGATCCTGCTGACCGGGGACAACCGGGCGGCGGCGGACGCCGTGGCTCACGCGGTGGGGATCGACGAGGTCCACGCGGAGGTCCTGCCGGAGGCCAAGGCCGAGGTCGTCCGGCGCCTCCGGGCCGAGGGCCGGGCCGTCGCCATGGTCGGTGACGGCGTCAACGACGCGGCGGCGCTGGCGGTGGCCGATCTGGGCCTGGCGATGGGCACCGGGGCCGACGCGGCGATCGAAGCGAGCGACCTCACACTGATTCGTGGAGATCTTAAGGTTGCCGCTGACGCCATGCGCCTGTCGAGGCGTACTCTGTCCACCATCAGAAGCAACCTCTTCTGGGCCTTCGGCTACAACGTGGCCGCACTGCCTTTGGCTGCGTTCGGGCTGCTCAGCCCCATGATCGCGGGTGCGGCGATGGCGTTCTCGTCGGTCTTCGTCGTGACGAACAGCCTGAGGTTGCGCTCCTTCACATAATTTCTACAAAGAGACTTAGATCACACCGATTTGAGGGTAACCATCTGATGGGTTGGTGAGTCTAAGAGTGCGATGCCAAGGATGTCTTGGGGGACGTCCGATGGAGTGTCTTGGGGGACGCTCCATGGCAAGTGTTGGCCGGGGCACGTGCACCGGGGAGCTTTGAGCGGCCCTCCCGTGCGTACGTACCCCGGCGGCCCGCACAGCAGGACCGAACTGAATACGCACCACCGGAAAAACAACGGGAGTTCAGGCTCCCTTCAGACGCCCGGCCGGATCCCGTGGGGGGAATCCGCTCCGGGATATGGGAAACGCCCTGTCCGTCGACCCGTGGGGGGATCGGCGGCGGGGCGTTTCTCGCATGTACGGGCGGACGACCGCCACCGCCGGACCCGGAGGGGTACGGGCGGGCACCAGGGGGCCGAGGCGCCCCGGCTGGCACCAGGGACACCGAACCCACACCCGGACCCCCGACACCCGCCCCTCAGGCGCCCGGAACGCCGAATCGCCCCGGACACCGCGCTCTGTCAGTACGAGCGCGGTACGCGGGGCGAAGGATGCCGGCCGGAGCGGCCGGGTACAGCAGCGGTGCTACGGGCGTCAGCGGCCCTCGACCGGGACGAAGTCGCGCAGGACCTCGCCGGTGTAGATCTGGCGCGGGCGGCCGATGCGGGATCCCGGCTCCTTGATCATCTCGTGCCACTGGGCGATCCAGCCGGGAAGGCGGCCGAGCGCGAACAGCACGGTGAACATCTCGGTCGGGAAGCCCATGGCGCGGTAGATCAGGCCCGTGTAGAAGTCCACGTTGGGGTAGAGGTTGCGCGAGACGAAGTACTCGTCGGAGAGCGCGTGCTCCTCCAGCTTGAGCGCGATGTCGAGCAGCTCGTCGGACTTGCCGAGCGACGACAGCACGTCGTGGGCGGCGGCCTTGATGATCTTGGCGCGCGGGTCGAAGGACTTGTACACCCGGTGGCCGAAGCCCATCAGGCGGACGCCGTCCTCCTTGTTCTTGACCTTCTGGATGAAGGAGTCGACGTCGCCGCCGTTGGCCTGGATGCCCTCGAGCATCTCCAGCACCGACTGGTTGGCGCCACCGTGCAGCGGGCCCCACAGAGCCGAGATGCCGGCGGAGATCGAGGCGAACATGTTCGCCTGCGAGGAGCCGACCAGACGCACGGTGGAGGTCGAACAGTTCTGCTCGTGGTCCGCGTGCAGGATGAGCAGCTTCTCGAGCGCGGAGACGACGACCGGGTCCGGCACGTACTCCTGGGCCGGGACCGAGAACGTCATGCGCAGGAAGTTCTCGACGTAGCCGAGGTCGTTGCGCGGGTAGACGAACGGGTGACCGATCGACTTCTTGTACGCGTACGCCGCGATCGTCGGGAGCTTGGCCAGCAGCCGGATCGTCGAGAG contains:
- a CDS encoding citrate synthase; this encodes MSEHTNNAVVLRYGDDEYTYPVIDSTVGDQGFDIGKLRANTGLVTLDSGYGNTAAYKSAITYLDGEQGILRYRGYPIEQLAESSTFLEVAYTLINGDLPKVDELSAFKNEITQHTLLHEDVKRFFDGFPRDAHPMAMLSSVVSALSTFYQDSHNPFDEEQRHLSTIRLLAKLPTIAAYAYKKSIGHPFVYPRNDLGYVENFLRMTFSVPAQEYVPDPVVVSALEKLLILHADHEQNCSTSTVRLVGSSQANMFASISAGISALWGPLHGGANQSVLEMLEGIQANGGDVDSFIQKVKNKEDGVRLMGFGHRVYKSFDPRAKIIKAAAHDVLSSLGKSDELLDIALKLEEHALSDEYFVSRNLYPNVDFYTGLIYRAMGFPTEMFTVLFALGRLPGWIAQWHEMIKEPGSRIGRPRQIYTGEVLRDFVPVEGR